A single genomic interval of Rutidosis leptorrhynchoides isolate AG116_Rl617_1_P2 unplaced genomic scaffold, CSIRO_AGI_Rlap_v1 contig356, whole genome shotgun sequence harbors:
- the LOC139883119 gene encoding LOW QUALITY PROTEIN: probable 3-ketoacyl-CoA synthase 21 (The sequence of the model RefSeq protein was modified relative to this genomic sequence to represent the inferred CDS: inserted 4 bases in 2 codons) produces MGKASYFRLLLPIILKGITELPYHIPFTSHHLMILIVSILAILYFAWCRKRSDIYLLDFTCYKPLKSYRAPMSMFVEHLVFHNLTDPGSVAFQLKILERSGFSDKTSVPPSLTHLPIRKSVNFNREEAKTIMFSIVXQLLNKSNIHPRTVDILIVNCSMVYPTPSLSSMVINKFKMRSNILSFNLSEKECSAGIISVSLAKDLLKVHKNSVALIVNAEMLHKNWYTGKNRSMLVTNCLFRMGGAAILMSNRNQDXSNSKYVLQHLVRTSMAHDDNSYNCISEAVDSENKIGILLTKSIVNVAGEALKMHMAILGPLVLPYSEQFLYALATIRRKIFRNKTLYALKFERAFQHFCIHAGGAAIIQAIENSLQLRKEDVEASKMTLHRFGNTSSSSIWYELCYIEAKGKMKRGDKVWQLAFGSGFKCNSAIWKCMSDVRADLGNAWADDIHKYPMEIPQIRKIN; encoded by the exons ATGGGGAAAGCTTCATACTTCCGTCTATTACTTCCGATAATCCTGAAAGGAATCACAGAACTCCCTTACCACATTCCATTCACCTCCCACCATCTAATGATACTAATCGTGTCAATCTTGGCAATTCTTTATTTCGCTTGGTGCAGAAAAAGATCAGATATTTATTTACTAGACTTCACTTGCTATAAACCACTAAAAAGCTATCGAGCTCCTATGTCCATGTTCGTAGAACATCTCGTCTTTCACAATCTGACTGATCCCGGAAGTGTCGCTTTCCAACTCAAAATCCTCGAAAGATCAGGATTTAGCGACAAAACATCGGTTCCTCCTTCGTTGACTCATTTGCCGATAAGAAAGTCGGTCAATTTCAACAGAGAAGAAGCAAAGACGATAATGTTCTCGATTGT ACAGCTTTTAAACAAAAGCAATATTCACCCGAGAACAGTTGATATACTAATAGTCAACTGTAGCATGGTTTACCCAACACCATCTCTAAGTTCTATGGTTATAAACAAATTCAAAATGAGAAGCAATATTTTGAGCTTCAACTTATCTGAAAAAGAATGTAGCGCCGGAATCATATCAGTGTCTCTCGCCAAAGATTTGCTTAAAGTCCACAAAAACTCAGTTGCTCTCATTGTCAACGCAGAAATGTTACATAAAAACTGGTACACTGGAAAGAATAGATCCATGCTTGTTACAAATTGTCTATTTCGAATGGGAGGAGCAGCCATATTGATGTCTAACAGAAATCAAGA GAGCAATTCAAAGTATGTGTTACAACATCTTGTCCGAACAAGTATGGCACATGACGATAATTCCTACAACTGTATATCTGAAGCTGTCGATTCTGAAAACAAAATCGGTATATTGCTTACAAAGAGTATTGTTAATGTGGCTGGGGAGGCTTTAAAGATGCACATGGCTATCCTTGGACCATTAGTTTTACCATATTCTGAACAGTTTCTATATGCTTTGGCTACGATAAGGCGAAAAATCTTCAGAAATAAAACTCTCTATGCACTGAAGTTTGAAAGAGCTTTTCAGCATTTCTGCATACATGCAGGAGGGGCTGCTATAATTCAGGCAATCGAGAATAGCTTGCAGTTGAGAAAAGAGGACGTTGAAGCATCTAAAATGACTTTACACAGATTTGGAAATACCTCTTCCTCTTCTATTTGGTACGAACTCTGTTATATTGAAGCAAAAGGGAAGATGAAAAGGGGAGATAAAGTCTGGCAATTGGCATTTGGGAGCGGGTTCAAGTGTAACAGTGCGATATGGAAATGCATGTCCGACGTTAGAGCTGATTTAGGAAATGCATGGGCAGACGACATACATAAATATCCAATGGAAATACCTCAGATCAGAAAAATCAATTGA
- the LOC139883126 gene encoding eukaryotic translation initiation factor 2 subunit gamma-like translates to MSRKGLMEQDLSKLDVTKLHPLSPEVISRQATINIGTIGHVAHGKSTVVKAISGVQTVRFKNELERNITIKLGYANAKIYKCEDERCPRPMCYKAYGSGKEDCPLCDVPGFENCRMKLLRHVSFVDCPGHDILMATMLNGAAIMDGALLLIAANESCPQPQTSEHLAAVEIMRLEHIIILQNKVDLIQENVAIDQGETIRKFIQGTVADNAPIVPISAQLKYNIDVVCEYLVKKIPVPERNFVSPPNMIVIRSFDVNKPGSEVDEIKGGVAGGSILRGVLRVNQIIEVRPGIVHKDESGNTKCTPIYSRIVSLFAEQNELQFAVPGGLIGVGTTMDPMLTRADRLVGQVLGEVGSLPDVFVELEVNFFLLRRLLGVRTKGSERQGKVSKLAKGEILMLNIGSMSTGARVLAVKTDLAKLQLTSPVCTSKGEKIALSRRVEKHWRLIGWGQIQAGTTLEVPPAPTELVN, encoded by the exons ATGTCACGTAAAGGTTTGATGGAACAAGATCTGAGTAAGCTGGATGTAACTAAGCTGCATCCTCTTTCTCCGGAAGTTATATCTCGCCAAGCCACTATAAATATAG GCACCATTGGACATGTGGCTCATGGCAAGTCAACTGTTGTTAAAGCCATATCTGGTGTTCAA ACTGTTCGTTTTAAAAATGAATTGGAGCGCAACATCACTATCAAGCTTGGGTACGCAAATGCTAAGATATACAAATGTGAGGATGAACGATGTCCTCGACCTATGTGCTACAA AGCTTATGGAAGTGGCAAGGAAGATTGCCCTCTCTGTGATGTACCAGGGTTTGAAAATTGCAGGATGAAATTGCTGAGACATGTATCTTTTGTAGATTGTCCG GGTCACGATATTCTCATGGCTACCATGCTTAATGGAGCTGCTATTATGGATGGAGCATTGTTGCTTATAGCAGCAAATGAAAGTTGCCCTCAACCACAAACTTCTGAGCACTTGGCAGCTGTTGAAATCATGCGACTTGAGCATATAATTATTCTTCAGAATAAAGTGGACCTGATTCAGGAAAATGTGGCGATTGACCAGGGTGAAACAATTCGGAAATTTATTCAG GGAACTGTTGCTGATAATGCACCAATTGTGCCAATCTCTGCTCAGCTGAAATACAACATTGATGTCGTATGCGAGTATCTTGTGAAAAAGATCCCAGTTCCTGAGAGAAACTTTGTCTCCCCTCCAAACATGATTGTGATCCGGTCTTTTGATGTGAACAAACCTGGTTCTGAAGTTGATGAGATAAAGGGTGGTGTGGCTGGTGGAAGTATCCTCCGA GGTGTGTTGAGGGTTAATCAGATTATTGAGGTTCGTCCTGGTATTGTTCACAAGGATGAGAGTGGAAACACCAAATGCACTCCAATCTACTCTAGAATAGTCTCGTTATTTGCTGAGCAGAACGAGCTCCAGTTCGCCGTTCCGGGAGGTTTGATCGGAGTTGGTACAACCATGGATCCAATGTTGACTCGTGCTGACAGGCTTGTGGGTCAGGTTCTCGGAGAGGTCGGGTCTCTTCCAGATGTTTTCGTCGAGCTAGAG GTGAACTTCTTCCTTCTCCGAAGGCTTCTCGGAGTGAGGACTAAAGGATCGGAGAGGCAGGGAAAGGTTTCTAAGCTTGCTAAGGGAGAGATTCTTATGCTCAACATTGGCTCTATGTCAACCGGAGCTAGGGTACTTGCTGTGAAAACCGATCTGGCAAAGCTGCAGCTGACATCCCCGGTGTGCACCAGCAAGGGGGAGAAAATTGCTCTTAGCCGAAGAGTTGAGAAACATTGGCGGCTTATCGGGTGGGGCCAGATCCAAGCCGGAACGACTCTTGAAGTGCCACCTGCCCCGACTGAGCTCGTGAATTAG
- the LOC139883117 gene encoding chaperone protein dnaJ 49 encodes MDGNKDEALRCRRIVEESIALGKKERAMKFIKIAQRLDHNLPVADLLAACEKLDSGSPSHSPVNANPVDEKKTEIGLENANGNGDGLYTEEHVYLIKKINRNQDYYAVLGLEKKCSVEEIRKAYRKMSLKVHPDKNKAPGSEEAFKKVCKAFKCLSDQDSRRQYDQVGLVDEFESDMQQNYRPRRRRRRTTHDFYEDDFDPDEIFRSFFGRSEMYRASHVYRSGGMGGFQREEVPRGGGGGGSNLMILLQILPFLLIFLLASLPFPEPEYSLHKNLSYQVPKKTEKLGVDFYVKSSFDESFPLGSDARSDIEDSVIKDYKNMLWRYCHIEMQKQHWNKNLPTPHCNKLQNLGLA; translated from the coding sequence ATGGATGGTAACAAAGATGAAGCGTTGAGGTGTCGTAGGATTGTTGAGGAATCGATTGCATTGGGTAAGAAAGAACGTGCGATGAAATTCATTAAAATCGCACAACGCCTTGATCATAATTTACCTGTAGCTGACCTTTTAGCTGCTTGTGAGAAGCTTGATTCGGGATCGCCTTCTCATTCTCCTGTAAATGCAAATCCCGTTGATGAAAAGAAAACTGAAATTGGTCTGGAAAATGCTAATGGAAATGGAGATGGGCTTTATACTGAAGAGCATGTTTATTTGATCAAAAAGATTAATCGGAACCAGGACTATTATGCAGTTCTTGGTCTGGAGAAGAAATGTTCTGTAGAGGAGATTAGGAAAGCCTATAGAAAAATGTCATTGAAAGTTCACCCTGATAAGAACAAGGCTCCTGGGTCTGAGGAAGCCTTTAAGAAAGTGTGCAAGGCGTTTAAGTGTTTGAGTGACCAAGATTCGAGGAGGCAGTACGATCAGGTTGGTTTGGTCGACGAGTTCGAATCGGACATGCAACAGAATTATAGACCGAGGAGAAGGAGAAGGAGAACTACTCATGACTTTTATGAGGATGATTTTGATCCTGATGAAATATTTAGGTCATTCTTTGGTCGGTCGGAGATGTATAGGGCTTCCCATGTTTATAGGAGCGGAGGAATGGGTGGTTTCCAGAGGGAGGAAGTTCCGAGAGGGGGCGGAGGAGGAGGATCTAATCTAATGATTCTTCTTCAAATATTGCCGTTCCTGCTGATTTTCTTGCTTGCTTCTTTGCCGTTTCCTGAGCCAGAGTATTCCTTGCATAAGAATCTTTCCTATCAGGTTCCTAAGAAAACTGAGAAACTTGGGGTGGATTTTTATGTGAAATCGTCATTTGATGAGAGCTTCCCTCTTGGAAGTGATGCTCGCTCCGATATCGAGGACAGCGTGATCAAAGATTATAAAAATATGCTTTGGCGCTATTGCCATATAGAGATGCAGAAGCAACACTGGAATAAGAATTTGCCAACGCCTCACTGCAACAAGCTACAAAATCTCGGACTGGCATGA
- the LOC139883122 gene encoding uncharacterized protein, translating to MIEQERQGGAPPPHGIIIAVVVAVIVLLPFLVGDNGEAITAAIADLLTPIGLLLLPIILLLTIQYLSTSDSTTGSFISAVFSSGEPNSIHRASGSTAGVAILLLLVLFLLYNRFYIFGGDGESGD from the coding sequence atgatagagCAAGAAAGACAGGGCGGAGCTCCTCCTCCTCACGGCATAATCATAGCAGTGGTGGTGGCCGTAATAGTTCTACTTCCATTTCTCGTCGGAGACAACGGAGAAGCCATTACAGCCGCCATTGCCGACCTCCTAACGCCAATAGGCCTCCTCCTTTTGCCCATTATTCTGCTCTTGACCATACAATACCTCTCCACCTCCGACAGTACTACTGGTTCATTCATCTCCGCCGTCTTCTCCTCCGGCGAGCCTAACTCCATCCACCGTGCCAGTGGCTCCACCGCCGGAGTAGCCATTTTACTACTCTTGGTACTTTTCCTGCTTTACAACCGCTTCTACATCTTCGGCGGCGACGGAGAATCTGGAGATTGa
- the LOC139883127 gene encoding large ribosomal subunit protein eL22z-like, which produces MSKATKGKKKGASFTIDCAKPVEDKIMDIASLEKFLQERIKVGGKTGNLGDSVTVTRDKSKITVTSDSNFSKRYLKYLIKKYLKKHNVRDWLRVISSDKDQNVYELRYFNIAENEGEEED; this is translated from the exons ATGAGCAAAGCAACCAAAGGGAAGAAGAAGGGAGCTTCCTTCACGATCGACTGTGCGAAGCCAGTCGAGGATAAGATTATGGACATCGCCTCACTCGAGAAATTCCTCCAGGAACGCATCAAAGTCGGTGGCAAAACAGGAAACCTTGGAGACTCCGTCACCGTCACTCGTGACAAGTCGAAAATCACCGTCACCTCTGACTCCAACTTCTCCAAAAG GTATttgaagtacttgattaagaaatacCTCAAGAAGCACAATGTGCGTGATTGGCTCCGTGTGATTTCATCCGACAAGGACCAAAATGTTTACGAATTGAGATACTTCAACATTGCTGAGAATGAAGGCGAGGAAGAAGATTAA
- the LOC139883120 gene encoding uncharacterized protein: protein MNPTIYFLGRNLRSDALYRIPGTLINEQGLGSSSSPSDAPCRRPDMVLNEQGFPHIAERVWVKKLVPSHTGVEGRNIGGHRKHRREGHEKVREVRVRYRKLRLGSWNVGTLTGKSLEIAEAMERRKVHILCLQETKWTGQKSRMLGKSVHKLWYSGKDKNRNGVGIVVYKSILDDVIEVQRYGDRAIQIKLMRGKDVLHVISAYVLQVGLSDTIKHEFWNSMDAIMQSIPNGEKVIIGGDLNGHVGKDRDGYDDAHGGYGYGSRNKEGESILDFASAYDLVIPNTCFQKRDSYLVTFKNGRNLSQIDFFLTRRRDRQECKDCKVIPGEALTTQHRLLVLDTKVRQWKQEKGRDDKPKIRWWSLKGTKLKDFKKSMMGEDVWRLNEDVNSMWEAMERCVKRVASSMLGVSKGKGVAPRGSWWWDEATKEKIKEKRRLFRSLPKSQDANAYERYKLASKEAKRVVKEAKNKFFDDLYEKLDTKEGEMDVYKIARRRERASKDINGIRCIKDEENKVLVSDVDIKLRWKNYFDKLFNGVQKEHIEDPPLEVNGRICYLRRVRFDEVKEALRKMKNGKACGPDDIPIEVWKCLGDIVVVWLTRLFNKIMVSCKMPDAWRRSTLV, encoded by the coding sequence ATGAATCCTACAATATATTTCTTGGGGCGTAACCTCAGAAGCGACGCGTTGTATCGGATCCCCGGTACATTGATAAATGAGCAAGGGTTGGGGTCGTCGTCCTCACCGAGCGACGCGCCATGTCGGCGCCCGGATATGGTGTTAAATGAGCAAGGGTTCCCACACATTGCAGAACGGGTGTGGGTAAAGAAGTTAGTTCCATCGCATACTGGGGTAGAGGGTAGAAATATAGGTGGGCATAGAAAGCATAGGAGGGAGGGTCATGAGAAAGTAAGGGAGGTTAGAGTGAGATATAGAAAACTAAGATTAGGTAGCTGGAATGTAGGTACTCTTACGGGGAAGTCATTGGAGATAGCGGAGGCGATGGAGAGAAGAAAGGTGCACATCCTATGTCTTCAAGAAACGAAGTGGACAGGTCAAAAGAGTAGGATGTTAGGCAAGAGCGTCCACAAGCTATGGTATTCCGGAAAAGATAAGAACAGGAATGGAGTCGGAATAGTAGTCTACAAATCCATCCTAGATGATGTTATCGAGGTCCAAAGATATGGAGATCGTGCAATTCAAATCAAGCTCATGAGGGGAAAAGATGTGTTGCATGTTATCAGCGCTTATGTCCTTCAAGTAGGGTTGAGTGATACCATCAAACATGAATTTTGGAATAGTATGGATGCAATAATGCAAAGCATCCCAAATGGTGAGAAAGTCATCATCGGAGGAGATCTTAATGGACATGTGGGCAAAGATCGTGATGGGTATGATGATGCTCATGGAGGATACGGTTATGGGAGTAGAAATAAGGAGGGAGAGTCCATCCTCGACTTCGCTTCGGCATATGACTTGGTGATACCAAATACTTGTTTTCAAAAGAGGGATTCCTATTTGGTGACATTTAAAAATGGTAGAAATCTAAGTCAAATAGACTTCTTCCTGACACGGAGGAGAGACCGTCAGGAGTGTAAGGATTGCAAGGTCATACCGGGTGAGGCACTTACGACGCAACATAGGTTGTTAGTGCTAGACACAAAGGTAAGGCAATGGAAGCAAGAGAAGGGGAGGGATGATAAACCCAAAATCCGTTGGTGGAGTCTCAAAGGAACCAAACTAAAAGACTTCAAGAAGTCCATGATGGGTGAAGACGTTTGGAGACTAAATGAGGATGTGAACTCTATGTGGGAGGCGATGGAAAGGTGTGTTAAAAGAGTTGCTTCCTCAATGTTAGGAGTCTCCAAAGGCAAAGGAGTCGCACCAAGAGGATCTTGGTGGTGGGATGAGGCTACAAAGGAGAAAATTAAAGAAAAAAGAAGATTATTTAGGAGCTTGCCTAAATCTCAAGATGCCAATGCTTATGAGAGATATAAATTGGCAAGTAAGGAGGCAAAAAGGGTGGTCAAAGAAGCGAAGAACAAGTTCTTTGACGATTTGTACGAGAAGTTGGATACTAAAGAAGGAGAAATGGATGTGTACAAAATAGCCCGACGAAGAGAGAGGGCTAGCAAAGATATTAATGGGATAAGATGCATAAAGGATGAAGAGAACAAAGTTTTGGTGTCCGATGTGGATATCAAGTTAAGATGGAAGAATTACTTTGATAAACTCTTCAATGGTGTCCAAAAAGAGCATATTGAGGACCCTCCTCTAGAGGTAAATGGGAGGATATGCTATCTAAGAAGGGTTCGCTTTGATGAAGTAAAAGAAGCGTTGAGGAAGATGAAGAATGGAAAAGCATGCGGACCGGATGATATCCCTATTGAGGTGTGGAAGTGTCTTGGGGATATAGTTGTTGTATGGTTGACAAGACTGTTTAACAAAATAATGGTCTCGTGTAAGATGCCAGATGCTTGGAGGAGAAGCACGTTAGTTTAA